One genomic window of Corynebacterium sp. sy039 includes the following:
- a CDS encoding ABC transporter ATP-binding protein: MSGEQANHAAQMRVDKLTITVNDHRIIDNISACLKPGKITAIIGPNGCGKTTFLRALYRSLKPTTGAVYSGDVNIWDITAAESAAQRAVVTQYHGEGVGFNGYEIVEMGRYFARTTNVKTNLKTARRAQYSCEENEVTHGEHGNVDKHARSRRDAAIIRQALLDVAGTEEKAQELAQKSFADMSGGEQQRVLIARALAQRAPVIILDEPTNHLDIHAELSIMALIRRHQCTTILVVHDINHALAYADDVMVLNQGKIYASGEPHAVLTPELIREVFGVSACFTTDPHTGKPFAILGLPG; this comes from the coding sequence ATGAGTGGGGAACAGGCTAACCACGCCGCACAGATGCGCGTCGATAAACTTACAATTACAGTCAATGACCACCGCATTATCGACAACATCAGTGCCTGCTTGAAACCTGGGAAAATTACCGCCATTATTGGCCCGAATGGGTGCGGTAAAACCACTTTTCTACGGGCGTTGTATCGCAGCCTGAAACCCACTACAGGGGCGGTGTATAGCGGTGATGTGAATATTTGGGATATCACTGCTGCGGAATCCGCGGCACAGCGCGCTGTTGTGACTCAATATCACGGTGAAGGGGTTGGTTTTAATGGTTATGAGATTGTGGAAATGGGGCGGTATTTCGCGCGAACAACAAACGTGAAAACCAATCTGAAAACCGCTCGGAGAGCACAGTATTCATGCGAAGAAAACGAGGTCACACATGGCGAGCATGGGAATGTAGATAAACATGCGCGCTCGCGGCGAGATGCCGCAATTATCCGCCAGGCACTGCTGGACGTGGCGGGAACAGAAGAAAAAGCCCAGGAATTAGCACAGAAATCTTTTGCTGATATGTCCGGTGGGGAACAGCAACGGGTACTTATTGCTCGTGCTCTGGCCCAACGGGCACCGGTCATCATTCTGGATGAGCCTACAAACCATCTGGATATTCATGCGGAATTATCCATCATGGCGCTTATTCGCCGGCATCAATGCACAACAATTCTTGTGGTGCATGACATTAACCATGCACTTGCTTATGCCGATGACGTTATGGTCCTAAACCAAGGGAAAATCTACGCTAGTGGGGAACCGCACGCGGTGCTCACACCGGAGCTTATCCGTGAAGTATTTGGGGTATCCGCCTGTTTCACCACAGATCCGCATACCGGAAAGCCCTTCGCCATCCTGGGTTTGCCGGGGTAG
- a CDS encoding tRNA adenosine deaminase-associated protein encodes MKHDFAVTVARVDAQWQVRTFADDFRSITTAIQAVRDLRAQEAAFALLSVDDDYFVIVRPTPKGVRLLLSDATAAIDDDYAAAILEELAVEMPDIDSAERDAMEPWAEGDFAILADLGLSEQVMNVICDETDWWASEQLQRIAEELGFEEEFNKVVGL; translated from the coding sequence ATGAAGCACGATTTTGCAGTGACAGTTGCACGAGTAGATGCGCAATGGCAGGTACGCACCTTTGCCGATGATTTCCGCAGCATTACTACCGCTATCCAGGCAGTACGCGATTTGCGGGCACAAGAAGCGGCATTTGCTCTGCTCAGCGTTGATGATGATTATTTCGTTATCGTGCGCCCCACACCAAAAGGGGTGCGGCTTTTGCTTTCCGACGCCACCGCAGCGATCGACGACGACTACGCAGCAGCCATACTCGAGGAGTTAGCCGTCGAGATGCCCGACATTGATTCGGCAGAACGCGACGCAATGGAACCGTGGGCAGAAGGCGACTTCGCAATCCTTGCTGACCTCGGTTTAAGCGAGCAAGTCATGAATGTGATCTGCGATGAAACTGACTGGTGGGCAAGCGAACAGCTCCAAAGAATCGCCGAAGAATTAGGTTTTGAGGAAGAGTTCAACAAAGTAGTGGGACTCTAG
- a CDS encoding iron ABC transporter permease encodes MHKRVFQRVPFALLCAIILCILLVFMLAGVLWGSVGLSVDQVVQALSHRLLGRSGIPEDPLAYTIVWQLRLPRVLAAALVGAGLAVSGAVLQAMVRNPLADPYTLGVSHSAALAAVLTMTSSSAVWLRNLGMPLAALLGAGVSLCLVLYLAQQHGKFTSARIVLAGVGVGQIALAGTTLVQLTAQPGEIHGILFWLLGSVAGVQKLSALTLPTLCMGLCIAYLFTQAKKINVLSMGDEDAHALGINIHVLRVQLIIVVAILTGMAVTLAGCVGFIGLIVPHCVRFIVGSDYRKVLPLSLLIGAIVLVLIDIVARLIDIPNEYPLTIFSAALGGPFFLWLLKRSNAGGNV; translated from the coding sequence GTGCATAAACGTGTTTTCCAAAGAGTGCCTTTTGCTTTGTTATGCGCGATAATCCTGTGCATCCTGCTGGTTTTTATGCTGGCTGGTGTGCTGTGGGGTTCTGTTGGACTGAGTGTAGATCAGGTAGTTCAAGCTCTAAGCCATCGTCTGTTGGGGCGCAGCGGAATACCTGAGGATCCTTTGGCCTATACCATCGTGTGGCAGCTGCGCTTGCCACGTGTGCTGGCTGCAGCACTGGTTGGGGCGGGTTTAGCAGTATCTGGTGCGGTTTTGCAGGCGATGGTGCGCAACCCCTTGGCAGACCCCTACACATTGGGTGTGTCTCACAGTGCCGCTCTTGCAGCGGTACTTACGATGACCTCCAGCAGTGCAGTGTGGTTACGTAATCTTGGTATGCCGCTGGCTGCTCTGTTAGGCGCGGGAGTTAGTTTATGCCTAGTTTTATATCTGGCGCAGCAGCATGGGAAATTCACCAGTGCCCGCATTGTTTTAGCCGGTGTAGGGGTGGGGCAGATTGCTCTGGCTGGAACCACGCTTGTTCAATTAACCGCGCAGCCGGGTGAAATTCATGGCATTTTATTTTGGCTACTCGGTAGCGTGGCGGGAGTACAAAAATTAAGCGCATTAACATTGCCTACGCTGTGCATGGGATTGTGCATTGCATATCTCTTTACCCAGGCAAAGAAAATCAATGTGCTGTCCATGGGTGATGAAGACGCTCATGCTTTAGGCATTAACATCCATGTTCTGCGAGTACAGCTGATTATTGTGGTGGCAATTCTCACGGGCATGGCAGTAACACTAGCTGGCTGTGTGGGGTTCATTGGGCTGATCGTGCCACATTGCGTGCGTTTTATTGTTGGTTCTGATTACCGCAAAGTTCTTCCACTATCCCTGCTGATAGGAGCGATAGTTTTAGTTCTTATTGATATTGTGGCTCGTCTGATTGATATTCCAAATGAATACCCACTGACCATTTTCAGCGCAGCGCTGGGCGGACCATTTTTCCTATGGCTACTGAAAAGAAGCAACGCAGGAGGAAATGTATGA
- a CDS encoding IS1595 family transposase, which translates to MTTTDIINQVKEIISTVTPEERQHLIEQLEQLFHEPEYGEILSQCPRCECDSVVRKGTSKGGQRYLCKGCQRTFGHSTNKVLKTSKLSLETWRKFAECFIDGVSVRRSAERCGVAVATAFFMRHRVLELVEKNAKKVTVNRGNLAYIDETFFPINYKGAAVPDGVKAKKRGGLRKGKSQSRLLVCVIMGVTSTGSIFHQIAGYSSISKNTARLALGDIVTSGCTVITDKGSGYVSALEELGATHRAYHSKDDRGKLAPINALHSKTKRFMRRFSSVASKNLHRYLSWMEWIDNNTERETLDILRQSTYTVHRCSMNSEHIPPMDDLTRRTITGMM; encoded by the coding sequence ATGACAACCACAGACATCATTAACCAAGTCAAAGAGATAATTTCCACAGTCACACCAGAAGAACGACAACACTTGATTGAACAGCTGGAGCAGTTGTTTCACGAGCCAGAGTATGGTGAGATTCTGTCACAATGTCCACGCTGCGAGTGTGATTCCGTTGTGCGCAAAGGCACATCAAAGGGCGGGCAACGCTATTTGTGTAAAGGGTGCCAGCGCACCTTTGGACACTCCACAAACAAAGTTCTCAAAACCTCCAAACTGTCTTTAGAGACATGGAGGAAGTTCGCTGAATGTTTTATCGACGGTGTAAGTGTTCGTCGTAGTGCCGAACGCTGCGGGGTTGCTGTTGCCACTGCTTTCTTTATGCGGCACCGTGTTCTTGAGCTGGTTGAGAAAAATGCTAAAAAAGTTACGGTGAACAGGGGAAACTTAGCTTATATCGATGAAACGTTTTTCCCTATTAACTATAAGGGGGCAGCTGTGCCTGATGGTGTTAAAGCTAAAAAGCGCGGCGGGTTAAGGAAGGGGAAAAGTCAGTCAAGGTTGTTGGTTTGTGTGATTATGGGCGTGACATCTACGGGAAGTATTTTCCATCAAATTGCTGGATACAGTAGTATTTCTAAAAATACCGCCCGCCTAGCCCTTGGTGACATTGTTACGTCTGGTTGCACTGTTATCACGGACAAAGGTTCAGGCTATGTTTCAGCGCTAGAAGAACTTGGTGCTACCCACAGGGCTTATCATTCTAAAGATGACCGCGGCAAACTTGCGCCAATCAACGCACTGCACTCTAAAACCAAACGGTTTATGAGGCGTTTTAGCAGTGTCGCCTCCAAGAACCTACACCGCTATCTATCATGGATGGAATGGATCGACAACAACACAGAACGTGAAACGCTGGATATTCTACGCCAATCCACATACACAGTTCATCGTTGCTCTATGAATAGTGAGCATATCCCACCAATGGATGATCTAACACGACGAACCATTACAGGCATGATGTAG
- a CDS encoding CsbD family protein: MSDFENKVEDTLGKAKEGLGDVTGNDDLANEGKADQVKADAKEALSNAGEAVKDAANKVLGAFKKD; this comes from the coding sequence ATGAGTGATTTCGAGAACAAAGTAGAGGATACTCTCGGTAAGGCAAAAGAAGGTCTTGGCGACGTTACTGGTAACGATGATCTTGCTAACGAAGGCAAGGCGGACCAGGTTAAGGCTGACGCTAAAGAAGCACTATCTAACGCCGGTGAAGCTGTAAAAGATGCAGCAAACAAGGTTCTTGGTGCTTTTAAGAAAGACTAA
- a CDS encoding prephenate dehydrogenase, which produces MCHTCQVTSLIISRPVCIIGLGLIGGSLLRSLTQQNIPAYGFNRSPSGAKAARKDGFDASSHLIETLERAEKDNALIVLATPMPAIDSLLADIATYAPSCGFTDVVSVKTEVYNLVCKHNMQDKYVGGHPMAGTANSGWSASVDDLFRGAAWVITFDHAVDAQDKPSKAWISLWNDVAAMALAVGAEVIPARVAQHDAAVARISHLPHLLAETLAIIGDNGGALSLSLAAGSFRDGTRVAGTEPSLVQAMCETNAPALLTALDEALSLLSDTRQQLLKDSPSIHELADAGYRSRIRYEARSGARDTDSVSPAKISHRPVFRVHPGAPGWVGTLIQAENLGARIEVF; this is translated from the coding sequence ATGTGTCACACTTGTCAGGTGACTTCTCTTATTATTTCTCGCCCAGTGTGCATTATTGGTTTAGGTCTTATTGGTGGCTCCTTGCTCAGATCCTTAACACAGCAGAATATCCCAGCTTATGGCTTTAATCGTTCCCCCTCAGGCGCAAAGGCTGCGCGCAAAGATGGGTTCGACGCTAGTTCCCATCTCATTGAGACACTAGAGCGTGCCGAAAAAGATAATGCGCTCATCGTATTGGCGACTCCCATGCCGGCGATTGATTCCCTCTTGGCTGATATTGCCACTTATGCGCCTTCTTGTGGCTTTACCGACGTCGTGAGCGTGAAAACTGAGGTGTATAACCTCGTGTGCAAGCATAATATGCAAGATAAATACGTTGGTGGTCATCCTATGGCAGGAACGGCCAACTCCGGTTGGTCGGCTTCTGTTGATGATCTCTTCCGCGGTGCGGCATGGGTTATTACTTTTGACCATGCTGTCGATGCGCAGGACAAACCTAGCAAGGCGTGGATTTCGCTATGGAATGATGTTGCGGCAATGGCGCTTGCTGTGGGGGCTGAGGTGATTCCTGCTCGGGTTGCCCAGCATGATGCTGCGGTGGCGCGCATTTCGCATTTGCCGCATTTACTTGCAGAAACTCTGGCAATTATTGGCGACAATGGCGGCGCGTTGTCCCTTTCCTTGGCTGCGGGTAGTTTCCGCGATGGCACACGGGTTGCTGGCACGGAACCCTCTTTGGTTCAGGCAATGTGCGAAACTAATGCCCCCGCCCTCTTAACCGCGCTCGACGAAGCCCTGTCTCTTTTATCAGATACCAGGCAGCAGCTACTCAAGGATTCGCCCTCTATCCATGAGCTTGCCGACGCCGGGTACCGGTCTAGGATTCGCTATGAGGCGCGCTCTGGTGCCAGGGATACCGACTCTGTAAGCCCGGCGAAAATATCACATCGGCCAGTGTTTCGGGTGCATCCAGGGGCTCCGGGGTGGGTAGGTACATTGATTCAAGCGGAAAATTTAGGTGCGCGGATAGAGGTTTTTTAG
- the rhuM gene encoding RhuM family protein, with protein MDDTKRNSRTIQRLTIKRQRTHKTIFNSDELTRKEVVRKFRKWATEVLIKGFALNDNKLKDPRGINYFDQLLERIRDIRSAEARLYLELRNIIDLLMITIWNLPTPTNYLPLSKTNFTTQSQGSLHLKSSLLAATQKTII; from the coding sequence CTGGATGACACAAAAAGAAATAGCAGAACTATTCAACGTCTCACGATCAAGCGTCAGCGAACACATAAAACGATATTCAACAGTGATGAACTGACCCGCAAAGAAGTTGTTCGGAAATTCCGAAAGTGGGCAACAGAAGTCCTCATCAAGGGATTCGCCCTCAATGACAACAAACTCAAAGATCCAAGAGGTATAAACTATTTTGACCAACTACTCGAACGAATCCGCGACATACGATCCGCTGAAGCACGACTCTACCTTGAACTTAGAAACATCATCGACTTGCTGATGATTACAATATGGAATCTTCCCACACCCACCAACTATTTGCCACTATCCAAGACAAACTTCACTACGCAATCACAGGGCTCACTGCATCTGAAATCATCGCTACTCGCTGCAACCCAAAAGACAATAATCTAG
- a CDS encoding ATP-binding cassette domain-containing protein — translation MSSPIPTPAITFTHISKQFSKNPVLKDINFHITPGRVHALLGRNGAGKSTLLSILLGLLSADSGSVTIHGEELSREKLRTIGASINGPAFYGHLSARNNLRVHTSLLGLDPSEADRALETVGLGSVGKKKAAAFSTGMKARLALAQAILGDPEILVLDEPQNGLDPQAIAQLRELLRAWAASGGTVLVSSHQLGEVAHLADDVTVLADGKVMYSGTLHGLVPEGNLRDLEAEFFRLTSSGGQNV, via the coding sequence ATGAGTTCTCCTATTCCTACCCCCGCAATCACATTCACCCATATTTCTAAGCAATTCAGTAAGAACCCTGTTCTGAAAGACATAAACTTCCACATCACCCCCGGTCGCGTCCACGCCTTGCTTGGCCGCAATGGTGCCGGAAAATCTACATTGCTATCCATTCTGTTAGGCCTACTATCTGCAGATTCCGGCAGTGTCACTATTCATGGTGAGGAGTTAAGCAGAGAAAAACTGCGCACCATTGGCGCCTCTATCAACGGTCCTGCGTTTTATGGTCATTTGTCTGCGCGGAATAATCTACGCGTGCACACAAGCCTTCTGGGCTTAGACCCCAGCGAAGCAGACCGAGCTTTAGAAACAGTTGGCTTGGGGTCAGTTGGGAAGAAGAAAGCAGCTGCCTTTTCCACTGGCATGAAAGCACGTTTGGCTTTAGCCCAGGCGATTCTTGGCGACCCGGAAATTTTGGTTTTGGATGAGCCACAAAATGGTCTTGATCCGCAGGCAATTGCGCAGCTTCGGGAATTGTTGCGCGCATGGGCGGCTAGCGGTGGCACTGTGCTGGTTAGTTCGCATCAGTTAGGTGAAGTGGCACACCTAGCCGATGATGTCACAGTGCTTGCCGACGGCAAGGTCATGTATTCAGGAACGCTGCATGGTTTGGTTCCTGAGGGCAATCTTCGTGATCTTGAGGCAGAGTTTTTCCGTTTGACCAGCTCCGGAGGTCAGAATGTCTAA
- the gluQRS gene encoding tRNA glutamyl-Q(34) synthetase GluQRS — MSSLHGAATGGSAGAGRYAPSPSGDLHFGNLRTAVVAWLFARWSSREFLLRVEDIDTQRSSMESARRQLEDLAAIGLDWDGDVVYQSQRHDAYAQALSALPVYECYCSRKEISQAASAPHVIPGHYPGTCRQLSEQQRADKRAELAAVGRVPALRLRAEVTQWTVQDFYAGAVTGDVDDMILRRGGQQPDWAYNLAVVVDDAASGVDQVVRGDDLLSSAPRQAYVAHLLGVQVPEYVHVPLVLNDGGVRLAKRDGAVTLRQLGDPAAVVREIAFSLGSSATSLQELLADFNPRSMPRTPYIWRH; from the coding sequence ATGAGTTCTTTGCATGGTGCAGCTACGGGTGGAAGTGCAGGTGCTGGTCGGTATGCGCCTAGTCCTAGTGGTGATTTGCACTTTGGTAATCTGCGCACTGCGGTTGTGGCGTGGCTTTTTGCCCGTTGGTCGTCGCGGGAGTTTTTGCTGCGTGTGGAGGATATTGATACGCAGCGTTCTTCGATGGAGTCGGCGCGTCGGCAGTTGGAAGATTTAGCTGCCATTGGGCTGGATTGGGATGGGGATGTGGTGTATCAGTCCCAGCGTCACGACGCTTATGCGCAGGCATTGAGTGCTTTGCCGGTATATGAGTGCTATTGTTCGCGCAAGGAGATTAGTCAGGCGGCGAGTGCTCCTCATGTGATTCCGGGGCATTATCCTGGTACGTGCCGGCAGTTGAGTGAGCAGCAGCGTGCGGATAAGCGCGCTGAGTTGGCGGCGGTGGGGCGGGTGCCTGCGTTACGTTTGCGTGCTGAGGTTACCCAGTGGACTGTGCAGGATTTTTATGCAGGTGCTGTCACGGGTGATGTGGATGACATGATTTTGCGACGTGGTGGGCAGCAACCTGATTGGGCATATAATTTGGCGGTTGTGGTTGATGACGCTGCCAGCGGTGTGGATCAGGTGGTGCGTGGTGATGATTTGCTTAGTTCGGCGCCGCGCCAAGCGTATGTGGCGCATTTGTTGGGGGTGCAGGTGCCGGAGTATGTGCATGTGCCGTTGGTGCTCAATGATGGTGGTGTGCGGTTGGCTAAGCGTGATGGTGCGGTGACTTTGAGGCAGTTAGGTGATCCTGCTGCCGTGGTGCGCGAAATAGCGTTTTCCTTAGGCAGTTCTGCGACTTCTTTGCAGGAATTATTGGCAGATTTTAATCCTCGATCGATGCCAAGAACTCCTTATATTTGGCGCCATTAA
- a CDS encoding nucleoside deaminase gives MAKQEGCVRAEEYMRKALALARTTNPRDVPVGAHIYAPDGTLIGQGVNRREIDSDPLAHAEMLAIRQAVVAHNDGWRLSDCTLVVTLEPCTMCAGALVGARIGSIIFGAYEPKTGAVGSVFDVVRDRKVLHHTHVRGGVLEQECQELLQEFFRDKREV, from the coding sequence ATGGCAAAGCAGGAAGGATGCGTGCGCGCCGAGGAATATATGCGCAAAGCCTTAGCACTGGCACGCACCACCAACCCACGTGATGTCCCCGTCGGAGCACATATTTACGCTCCCGACGGCACTCTCATAGGACAAGGGGTCAATAGGCGCGAGATTGACTCCGACCCACTTGCTCACGCAGAAATGCTGGCTATCCGACAAGCCGTTGTAGCTCATAATGATGGTTGGCGTTTGAGTGACTGCACCTTAGTGGTGACCCTAGAGCCATGCACAATGTGTGCCGGCGCATTAGTCGGGGCAAGGATTGGCAGCATTATTTTTGGTGCTTATGAACCTAAAACGGGAGCCGTTGGATCTGTGTTCGACGTGGTGCGTGATAGGAAAGTGCTGCACCATACTCATGTGCGTGGCGGTGTGCTCGAGCAGGAATGCCAAGAGCTGCTACAGGAATTTTTCCGTGATAAGCGTGAAGTATAG
- a CDS encoding ABC transporter substrate-binding protein, producing the protein MTDQEQEQYLKAGVEDSAQYLKLLGKIFRVEDRAEDLVTQMNQRIAAVEEKLAATSSSTSPKKMLIVFPEMAAMNAQGLPAVMSGGIYDNVIEKAGGSPTFAGNPDITMTLSPEQLASADVDVLIIGTTGAQGTTAEEEAQKLFEAYPQWKASRTHTFVGASDGLYLGPAHADAIEKIAKVAYPEAFSE; encoded by the coding sequence GTGACAGACCAGGAACAAGAGCAATATCTTAAGGCTGGCGTGGAAGATTCTGCCCAATATCTAAAACTGTTGGGAAAGATTTTCCGGGTGGAAGATAGGGCAGAAGATCTGGTGACCCAGATGAATCAACGTATTGCTGCGGTGGAGGAAAAATTAGCGGCTACGTCCAGCAGCACCAGCCCAAAGAAAATGTTGATTGTTTTCCCAGAAATGGCGGCCATGAATGCCCAGGGATTACCTGCGGTGATGAGTGGTGGAATCTACGATAATGTGATTGAAAAAGCTGGTGGTAGCCCAACATTCGCGGGAAATCCTGACATCACCATGACACTCAGCCCAGAGCAATTAGCCTCAGCAGATGTAGATGTGTTGATTATTGGCACCACGGGGGCTCAGGGAACAACGGCGGAGGAAGAAGCCCAGAAACTATTTGAGGCATATCCACAGTGGAAAGCTTCCCGCACACATACTTTTGTGGGTGCTTCCGACGGCTTGTACTTGGGGCCTGCTCATGCTGATGCAATAGAAAAAATTGCCAAGGTTGCTTACCCAGAGGCTTTCTCTGAATGA
- the tgt gene encoding tRNA guanosine(34) transglycosylase Tgt codes for MTTENSENTENSENIKNTETPEITKPDTTFTLETELFDAPGKHGRTGVIHTPHGDIATPAFIPVGTKATVKTLTPEQIRQTGAQAVLSNAYHLYLQPGPDVVDEAGGVAAFENWHGPTYTDSGGFQVMSLGVGFKKVLAMDTVGLHESEIRARHKDRYAHVDEDGVNFRSVIDGSRHRFTPEKSMQIQHQLGADIMFAFDELTTLLDTRLYQEQSVERTRRWAQRCLDEHDRLTRQRVDKPLQSLWGVVQGAQYEDLRRQAVRGLLELSDRAEQAGRRGFGGFGIGGALEKENLGTIVGWVCDELPKEKPRHLLGISEPDDLFTAIEAGADTFDCVAPTRLGRRGGVYTLDGRLNITASRFKRDFSPVDAEFGGYVSENYTRAYLHHLFKAKENLGQTLCTLHNVSFMIALVNNIRNAINNGTYAEYKEEFMGRYYAHAKPKTGPMITPRGSKKHHH; via the coding sequence ATGACCACAGAAAACTCAGAAAACACAGAAAACTCAGAGAACATAAAAAACACAGAAACCCCTGAGATTACAAAGCCTGACACTACTTTCACGCTAGAAACAGAGCTTTTCGACGCCCCCGGCAAGCATGGGCGCACTGGAGTTATTCACACTCCGCATGGTGACATTGCCACGCCTGCGTTTATCCCTGTCGGCACTAAAGCTACGGTAAAGACGCTTACTCCTGAGCAGATTCGTCAGACTGGTGCTCAGGCAGTATTGTCCAATGCCTATCACCTCTATTTGCAGCCTGGCCCGGATGTGGTCGATGAGGCAGGTGGGGTGGCTGCGTTTGAGAATTGGCATGGCCCAACTTATACCGACTCTGGCGGGTTCCAAGTGATGAGCTTGGGTGTGGGGTTCAAGAAGGTTTTGGCTATGGATACCGTCGGGCTGCATGAGAGTGAGATTCGGGCTAGGCATAAGGATCGTTATGCTCATGTTGATGAGGATGGTGTGAATTTCCGTTCTGTGATTGATGGTTCTCGGCATCGGTTTACTCCTGAGAAGAGTATGCAGATTCAGCATCAGTTGGGTGCGGATATTATGTTTGCGTTTGATGAGCTGACCACGCTTTTGGATACGCGTTTGTATCAGGAGCAGTCGGTGGAGCGTACTCGTCGGTGGGCTCAGCGTTGTCTTGATGAGCATGATCGTTTGACTCGGCAGCGCGTGGATAAGCCGTTGCAGTCTTTATGGGGCGTGGTGCAGGGGGCGCAGTATGAGGATTTGCGTCGACAAGCAGTGCGTGGGTTATTGGAGCTGTCTGATCGTGCTGAGCAGGCGGGACGACGCGGTTTCGGTGGTTTTGGTATCGGTGGTGCCTTGGAGAAAGAGAATTTGGGCACTATCGTGGGTTGGGTTTGCGATGAGCTCCCTAAGGAAAAGCCACGTCATTTGTTGGGTATTTCTGAGCCTGATGACTTATTCACTGCCATTGAGGCAGGTGCGGATACTTTTGATTGTGTGGCTCCCACTCGCCTAGGCAGGCGCGGTGGTGTATATACTCTCGACGGTCGCCTTAACATCACTGCCTCTAGGTTTAAGCGAGACTTTAGTCCGGTGGATGCGGAGTTTGGTGGCTATGTGTCGGAGAATTACACTCGTGCGTATTTGCACCACCTGTTCAAGGCGAAAGAAAACTTGGGGCAGACTCTATGCACATTGCACAATGTGAGCTTTATGATTGCGTTGGTTAATAATATCCGCAATGCAATCAACAATGGCACGTATGCAGAGTATAAGGAGGAGTTCATGGGGCGTTATTATGCTCATGCTAAGCCAAAGACTGGCCCCATGATTACCCCACGTGGCTCAAAGAAGCATCACCACTAA
- a CDS encoding queuosine precursor transporter has translation MTDNNINNATRNDSAPRYIPVQRSFYPVFLALFVAIFLISNITATKGVAIGPLVTDGAFFLFPAAYILGDVLAECYGFRAARRAIWTGFFTTILAVFSFYIAIWLPGADFYEGQESFEAVLALVPQIVLASLCGYAVGQLLNAWTLTAIKKRTGEKSLWQRLIGSTIVGEFGDTLIFCLIAAPVIGITTIGDTVNYILVGFLWKTLIEVVIMPITYLVIRWVKNRENY, from the coding sequence GTGACAGATAACAACATCAATAACGCTACGCGCAACGACTCCGCACCGCGCTATATCCCAGTACAACGCTCATTCTACCCAGTATTCCTAGCACTCTTTGTGGCAATTTTCCTCATCTCCAATATCACCGCCACCAAAGGCGTTGCCATTGGACCACTGGTTACCGACGGCGCTTTCTTCCTGTTCCCCGCCGCCTATATTCTCGGCGACGTCCTCGCTGAATGCTATGGATTCCGTGCAGCCAGACGAGCAATCTGGACTGGTTTCTTCACCACAATCCTGGCAGTGTTCTCCTTCTACATCGCCATCTGGCTCCCAGGGGCAGACTTCTACGAAGGACAAGAATCATTCGAGGCAGTGCTCGCACTCGTGCCTCAAATCGTGCTCGCCTCCCTATGCGGCTATGCCGTCGGTCAGCTACTCAACGCATGGACACTCACAGCAATCAAGAAACGCACCGGAGAAAAATCGCTGTGGCAGCGTCTCATCGGCTCCACTATTGTGGGCGAGTTCGGCGACACCCTCATTTTCTGTCTTATCGCAGCACCAGTAATTGGCATCACCACCATTGGCGATACCGTCAATTACATTCTGGTGGGCTTTTTATGGAAAACCCTCATCGAAGTGGTGATTATGCCAATTACATACTTGGTAATCCGTTGGGTGAAAAACCGCGAGAACTACTAA